Proteins encoded within one genomic window of Rhizobium bangladeshense:
- a CDS encoding ABC transporter substrate-binding protein yields MVTRRTFLGGLVGAAIAPAVLRAEQAGEPEFLKEKLTSGSLPPMAERIPARPRIVNLKEMGLEPGAYGGTVRTIIGSQRDIRFMTIYGYSRLIGYNKHLQFQPDILADFYAEDDKVFTFMLREGHKWSDGQPFTADDFRYWWEDVILNDKLTPGGGALELRPHGNLPRFEMLDPLTVRYTWEKPNPMFLPSLAGPQPLVIFGPAHYLKQFHKNFQPDEAKMEQMMKESRVKKWQDLHIKMARSYRPENPNLPTLDPWHNTTALPAEQFVFERNPFFHRVDETGRQLPYLDRFVLNVSSSSIIAAKAGAGEADLQATGIDFNDYTFLKEAEKRFPVKVNLWKVARGSRITLLPNLNCADEVWRGLFRDVRLRRALSLAINRHEINMVAFYGLGTPSADTVLPDSPLFKQEYADAFVKFDPDEANRLLDELGLSKRGDDGIRLLPDGRRAEITVETAGESNLDTDVLELVHDHWADIGLALYTRTSQRDVFRNRAMSGTIMMSIWYGLDNGVPTADMSPSGLAPTLDDQLQWPLWGMHYLSAGQEGVAPDLPEAAELVDLLKQWGSTAKFEERQAIWHRMLSLYTQQVFSIGLINSTLQPILRSAKLQNLPERALYGFDPTSYLGIYMPDVFWYKEA; encoded by the coding sequence ATGGTGACGCGTCGCACCTTTCTGGGCGGCCTTGTCGGCGCCGCCATCGCCCCCGCCGTCCTTCGCGCCGAACAGGCGGGCGAACCGGAATTCCTCAAGGAGAAGCTGACATCAGGCAGCCTGCCGCCGATGGCCGAGCGCATTCCCGCCCGCCCGCGCATCGTCAATCTGAAGGAGATGGGGCTCGAACCCGGCGCCTATGGCGGCACGGTGCGCACCATCATCGGCAGCCAGCGCGACATCCGCTTCATGACGATCTACGGCTATTCCCGCCTGATCGGCTACAACAAGCACCTGCAATTCCAGCCCGATATCCTGGCCGACTTCTACGCCGAAGACGACAAGGTCTTCACCTTCATGCTGCGCGAAGGCCATAAATGGTCCGACGGTCAGCCGTTCACCGCCGACGATTTCCGCTATTGGTGGGAAGACGTCATCCTGAACGACAAGCTGACGCCGGGCGGCGGTGCGCTCGAGCTTCGTCCGCACGGCAATCTGCCGCGCTTCGAGATGCTCGATCCGCTGACGGTGCGTTATACCTGGGAGAAGCCCAATCCGATGTTTCTGCCGAGCTTGGCAGGTCCTCAGCCGCTCGTCATCTTCGGACCGGCGCACTACCTCAAGCAGTTCCATAAGAATTTCCAGCCGGACGAGGCGAAGATGGAACAGATGATGAAGGAGAGCCGCGTCAAGAAGTGGCAGGATCTTCACATCAAGATGGCGCGCTCCTACCGGCCTGAGAATCCCAACCTGCCGACGCTGGATCCCTGGCACAATACGACGGCGCTGCCGGCCGAGCAGTTCGTCTTCGAGCGCAACCCCTTCTTCCATCGCGTCGACGAGACCGGCAGGCAGCTTCCCTATCTCGATCGTTTCGTCCTCAACGTCTCTTCTTCGTCGATCATTGCCGCCAAGGCCGGTGCCGGCGAGGCCGACCTGCAGGCGACCGGCATCGATTTCAACGACTATACCTTCCTGAAGGAGGCTGAGAAGCGCTTTCCCGTCAAGGTCAATCTCTGGAAGGTCGCGCGCGGCTCTCGCATCACGCTCCTGCCGAATCTCAACTGCGCCGACGAGGTGTGGCGCGGCCTTTTCCGCGACGTGCGCCTGCGCCGGGCGCTGTCGCTGGCGATCAACCGCCACGAGATCAACATGGTCGCCTTTTATGGCTTGGGCACGCCGAGCGCCGATACGGTCCTGCCCGACAGTCCGCTCTTCAAGCAGGAATATGCCGACGCCTTCGTCAAGTTCGATCCCGATGAGGCCAACCGCCTGCTCGACGAGCTCGGCCTGAGCAAGCGCGGCGACGACGGCATCCGGCTGCTGCCGGACGGGCGGCGCGCCGAGATCACCGTCGAGACCGCCGGCGAAAGCAATCTCGACACCGACGTGCTGGAACTGGTGCACGATCACTGGGCCGATATCGGCCTTGCGCTCTATACCCGCACCTCGCAGCGAGACGTCTTCCGTAACCGGGCCATGAGCGGCACGATCATGATGTCGATCTGGTACGGCCTCGACAACGGCGTGCCGACGGCCGACATGTCGCCGTCCGGCCTTGCGCCGACGCTCGACGATCAACTGCAATGGCCGCTCTGGGGCATGCATTATCTCTCCGCCGGCCAGGAAGGCGTGGCGCCCGATCTGCCGGAGGCGGCCGAGCTGGTCGATCTTCTCAAACAATGGGGCTCGACGGCGAAATTCGAGGAACGTCAGGCGATCTGGCACAGAATGCTGTCGCTCTATACGCAGCAGGTCTTCTCGATCGGCCTGATCAACAGCACGCTGCAGCCGATCCTGCGCTCCGCCAAGCTGCAGAACCTGCCGGAAAGAGCACTCTACGGCTTCGATCCCACCTCCTATCTCGGCATCTATATGCCGGATGTTTTCTGGTACAAGGAGGCCTGA
- a CDS encoding ABC transporter ATP-binding protein encodes MASAADLLRIENLDVSFSVFGDRLRVVKEANLRILPGKVTALVGESGSGKSVISQAVMGILPNPARASGSILFTDPLDGSTTDILSLSRDSEAMRDLRGRRMATIFQEPMTSLSPLHTVGNQISEALLIHTETDKQAAREKTEEMLGLVGFSNPHRTYDMYPFELSGGMRQRAMIAMALICKPALLIADEPTTALDVTIQAQILELLRDLQTKLGMAMLLITHDLGIVANMADEVVVIYHGEIMEAGPVEAIFRNPQHPYLKALMAAVPHFDMKPGERLKALRDVPVNLETLVGKKKPLQAETPGVLLSVSNLSKTFKTRKRGFLGKQEAAVLRAVDDVSFDIRRGECLGLVGESGCGKTTLSKILMRAVTPDSGAVVFNDGKDVIDVLSVRGDALQDMRTKIQMVFQDPVSSLSPRMTVRNILSEPLEIHDRGDSDERKRKVEGLMGAIGLDKRYLSRYPHSFSGGQRQRIGIARALALGPKLVILDEPVSALDVSVQAQILNLLKDLQKELGLTYLFISHNLAVVDYMADRIAVMCKGRIVEIAPREIILRDPVHPYTKSLLAAVPFPDLDRPLDFKALRENGAADKQNWGVTFTAEHDDASELAYADLGDGHLVRARKGVDIRELR; translated from the coding sequence ATGGCGTCCGCTGCCGATCTGTTGCGTATTGAGAATCTTGACGTCTCCTTCTCCGTTTTCGGCGACCGCCTGCGTGTCGTAAAGGAAGCCAATCTCCGCATTCTTCCGGGCAAGGTCACCGCTCTCGTCGGGGAATCCGGTTCCGGCAAATCGGTGATCAGCCAGGCCGTCATGGGCATTCTGCCCAATCCGGCCAGGGCCTCCGGCAGCATCCTCTTCACCGACCCCCTCGACGGCAGCACGACCGATATCCTGTCGCTCTCGCGCGATAGCGAGGCGATGCGCGATCTGCGCGGCCGGCGCATGGCGACGATCTTTCAGGAGCCGATGACCTCGCTCTCGCCGCTGCACACAGTCGGCAACCAGATCAGCGAAGCACTGCTGATCCACACCGAGACCGACAAGCAGGCGGCGCGTGAGAAGACCGAGGAAATGCTCGGTCTCGTCGGCTTTTCCAATCCGCACCGCACCTACGACATGTATCCGTTCGAACTGTCTGGCGGCATGCGCCAGCGCGCTATGATCGCCATGGCGCTGATCTGCAAGCCGGCGCTCTTGATCGCCGACGAGCCGACGACGGCGCTCGACGTGACGATCCAGGCGCAGATCCTCGAACTGCTGCGCGACCTGCAGACTAAGCTCGGCATGGCGATGCTGCTCATCACCCATGATCTCGGCATCGTCGCCAATATGGCCGACGAGGTGGTCGTCATCTATCACGGGGAGATCATGGAAGCCGGGCCGGTCGAGGCGATCTTCCGAAATCCGCAGCATCCCTATCTCAAGGCCCTGATGGCGGCCGTCCCGCATTTCGACATGAAACCAGGCGAGCGGCTGAAGGCGCTGCGTGACGTGCCGGTCAATCTCGAGACGCTGGTCGGCAAGAAGAAGCCGCTGCAGGCGGAAACGCCGGGCGTACTGCTTTCGGTCAGCAATCTGTCGAAGACCTTTAAGACGCGCAAGCGCGGTTTCCTCGGCAAGCAGGAAGCCGCCGTCCTGCGCGCCGTCGACGATGTCAGCTTCGATATCCGCCGCGGCGAATGTCTCGGTCTGGTCGGGGAGTCCGGCTGCGGCAAGACGACACTCAGCAAGATCCTGATGCGTGCGGTAACTCCTGATAGCGGCGCTGTCGTGTTCAACGACGGCAAGGACGTGATCGACGTGCTTTCCGTGCGCGGCGATGCACTGCAGGATATGCGCACCAAGATCCAGATGGTGTTCCAGGATCCGGTCTCTTCGCTTTCGCCGCGCATGACGGTGCGCAACATTCTCAGCGAACCGCTGGAGATCCACGACCGCGGCGACAGTGACGAGCGCAAGCGCAAGGTCGAAGGGCTGATGGGCGCGATCGGCCTCGACAAGCGATATCTCAGCCGCTACCCGCACAGCTTCTCGGGCGGCCAGCGCCAGCGCATCGGCATTGCTCGGGCACTGGCACTCGGCCCGAAACTCGTCATCCTCGATGAGCCGGTGTCGGCGCTCGACGTCTCGGTGCAAGCGCAGATCCTCAACCTCCTGAAGGATCTGCAGAAGGAGTTGGGGCTTACCTATCTCTTTATCTCGCACAATCTTGCGGTCGTCGATTACATGGCCGACCGCATCGCGGTCATGTGCAAGGGCCGCATCGTCGAGATCGCGCCGCGCGAGATCATCCTGCGCGATCCAGTGCATCCCTATACGAAATCACTGCTTGCCGCCGTCCCCTTCCCCGATCTCGACCGGCCGCTCGATTTCAAGGCGCTCCGGGAAAACGGCGCCGCCGACAAGCAGAACTGGGGCGTTACCTTCACCGCCGAGCATGACGATGCTTCCGAGCTTGCCTATGCCGACCTCGGCGACGGCCATCTGGTGCGCGCCCGCAAGGGCGTCGATATCCGGGAGTTGCGCTGA
- a CDS encoding adenylate/guanylate cyclase domain-containing protein, with protein MSTIESSVSSILLDRVAEWLTHSSLAGDDLENIVRGFCERLAAAGLPIARVHLTFSMLHPLYDALSFTWRRASGVTIEGFRMPAGQKPDRFLQSPYYYLLDNNLQHIRRRLMQEGPAEFPIFEDLRKDRMTDYLAFVQPFGDDSVQGMMGSWSTDHHNGFTDDMIDALLRMQNHLAVAAKMAVLGKLANNMLTTYLGGDAGKRVLNGQIRRGDGETIRAALVMGDMRESTMYAEKEGRQAYIDTLNQFFDAIAAPFNRNGGEILSFLGDGFLAVYPCGRHKDPSKIACEAALSAVHQAQARVAELNRDREERGLSRIGYGIGLHVGNVMFGNVGLKDRLTFSAFGSAVNEVQRLQILTKKYGREVVASQAFAGYCGGEWTTLGEEKLRGIRQKVTVLQPRAPASEIHVDEHFREAVQNGLSEAEQVILLHRDAKKQVKRTSMEKFIQ; from the coding sequence ATGAGCACGATCGAATCCAGCGTGTCCTCCATCCTATTGGACCGGGTCGCCGAATGGCTGACGCATTCCTCGCTGGCAGGCGACGACCTCGAAAACATCGTGCGCGGCTTCTGCGAAAGGCTTGCCGCCGCCGGCCTGCCGATCGCGCGCGTACACCTGACCTTTTCGATGCTGCATCCACTCTACGATGCGTTGAGCTTCACCTGGCGGCGCGCCAGCGGCGTCACCATCGAGGGCTTCCGCATGCCCGCCGGCCAAAAGCCAGACCGCTTCCTGCAGAGCCCCTATTATTATCTGCTCGACAATAACCTGCAGCACATACGCCGCCGGCTGATGCAGGAAGGGCCGGCCGAATTCCCGATCTTCGAAGACCTGCGCAAGGACAGGATGACCGATTACCTCGCCTTCGTGCAGCCCTTCGGCGACGATTCGGTGCAGGGCATGATGGGCTCCTGGTCGACCGACCACCATAACGGTTTTACCGACGACATGATCGACGCGCTGCTCCGGATGCAGAACCATCTGGCAGTCGCCGCCAAGATGGCGGTACTCGGCAAGCTCGCCAACAACATGCTGACCACCTATCTCGGCGGCGACGCCGGCAAACGGGTGCTGAACGGCCAGATTCGCCGCGGTGACGGCGAGACGATCCGTGCGGCCCTCGTCATGGGCGACATGCGCGAATCCACCATGTATGCCGAAAAGGAAGGCAGGCAGGCCTATATCGACACGCTGAACCAATTCTTCGATGCGATTGCCGCCCCCTTCAACCGCAATGGCGGCGAGATCCTGAGCTTCCTCGGCGACGGCTTCCTGGCCGTCTATCCCTGCGGACGTCACAAAGACCCGTCCAAAATCGCCTGCGAGGCAGCCCTTTCGGCGGTGCACCAGGCGCAAGCACGGGTCGCCGAACTCAACCGCGATCGCGAGGAGAGGGGTCTATCCAGGATCGGTTACGGCATCGGCCTGCATGTCGGCAATGTCATGTTCGGCAATGTCGGCCTCAAGGACCGGCTGACCTTCTCCGCCTTCGGCTCGGCGGTCAACGAGGTGCAGCGTTTGCAGATCCTGACCAAGAAATACGGCCGCGAAGTGGTCGCCAGCCAGGCCTTCGCCGGCTATTGCGGCGGCGAATGGACGACGCTCGGCGAGGAGAAACTGCGCGGCATACGCCAGAAGGTGACAGTGCTGCAGCCGCGCGCCCCGGCCTCGGAGATTCATGTCGATGAACACTTCCGCGAGGCCGTGCAGAACGGACTGTCCGAAGCCGAGCAGGTCATTCTCCTGCACCGCGACGCCAAGAAACAGGTCAAGCGCACAAGTATGGAGAAGTTCATCCAGTAA
- a CDS encoding nucleotide sugar dehydrogenase translates to MATSTFDTLLQKIETRAARAGIIGLGYVGLPLAIAVARSGFAVTGFDIDPGKIVALEGRRSYIDAVRNEALAAEIEAGRFRATTDFAGLAECDVIIICVPTPLTKHRDPDLSFVEATSRSIAQHLRPGQLVALESTTYPGTTDDVVKVILEGTGLKSGSDFFVGFSPEREDPGNQHYHTATIPKVVAGDGPEALALMKAFYGAAVSTVVPVSSNATAEAVKLTENIFRSVNIALVNELKTVYAAMGIDVWEVIDAAKTKPFGYMPFYPGPGLGGHCIPIDPFYLTWKSREYELPTRFIELAGEINSAMPRYVVGKLAEALDMRAGKALSRSRVLVLGLAYKKNVADIRESPSLRLIEIIEERGGRADYHDPFVTEIPPTREYQALKGRKSVALTPEAVAGYDAVLVATDHDRVDYAALAKTASLIVDTRNVFDRLGLATDHVIKA, encoded by the coding sequence TTGGCCACCTCCACCTTCGATACGCTTCTGCAGAAGATCGAAACCCGCGCGGCGCGTGCCGGCATCATCGGGCTCGGCTATGTCGGCCTGCCGCTGGCGATCGCCGTGGCGCGCAGCGGCTTTGCGGTCACCGGCTTCGACATCGATCCCGGCAAGATCGTGGCGCTTGAGGGCCGCCGCTCCTATATCGACGCCGTCAGAAACGAGGCGCTTGCCGCCGAGATCGAGGCGGGCCGGTTCCGGGCGACGACAGATTTTGCCGGCCTTGCCGAATGCGACGTCATCATCATCTGCGTGCCGACGCCGCTGACCAAACACCGCGATCCCGATCTTTCCTTCGTAGAGGCGACGTCACGCTCGATCGCCCAGCACCTGCGCCCCGGCCAACTCGTCGCGCTGGAATCGACCACCTATCCCGGCACAACAGACGACGTGGTGAAGGTCATTCTTGAAGGCACCGGGCTGAAATCCGGCTCGGACTTTTTCGTCGGCTTCTCGCCCGAGCGCGAGGATCCCGGCAACCAGCACTACCACACGGCCACCATCCCGAAGGTCGTCGCCGGCGACGGGCCCGAGGCGTTGGCCCTGATGAAGGCCTTCTACGGTGCTGCGGTGTCGACCGTCGTTCCGGTCTCCTCGAATGCGACGGCCGAGGCGGTGAAGCTGACCGAAAACATCTTCCGTTCGGTCAACATCGCTCTCGTCAACGAGCTGAAGACCGTCTATGCGGCGATGGGTATCGATGTCTGGGAAGTGATTGACGCGGCCAAGACGAAGCCCTTCGGATACATGCCCTTCTATCCTGGCCCGGGCCTTGGCGGCCATTGCATCCCGATCGATCCCTTTTACCTCACGTGGAAATCACGCGAATACGAGCTGCCGACCCGCTTCATCGAGCTTGCAGGCGAGATCAATTCGGCAATGCCGCGTTATGTCGTCGGCAAGCTTGCCGAAGCGCTCGATATGCGCGCCGGCAAGGCGCTGAGCCGCAGCCGTGTGCTTGTGCTGGGGCTCGCCTACAAGAAGAACGTCGCCGATATAAGAGAGAGCCCGTCCCTGCGGCTGATCGAGATCATCGAGGAACGCGGCGGCCGCGCCGATTACCACGACCCCTTCGTCACCGAAATTCCGCCGACGCGCGAATACCAGGCGCTGAAGGGGCGGAAGTCGGTGGCGCTGACGCCGGAGGCGGTGGCCGGCTATGATGCCGTTCTGGTCGCAACGGATCATGACAGGGTCGATTATGCGGCGCTTGCTAAAACTGCTTCGCTGATCGTCGACACCCGCAACGTCTTTGACCGGCTTGGCCTTGCGACGGATCACGTCATCAAGGCGTGA
- a CDS encoding type II toxin-antitoxin system Phd/YefM family antitoxin: MAHVRLTEFRQNIATYFDQVLSSRAPLLVTRQGSEAMVLIAESEYESMQETLHLLSTPANSARLRESIGQLRSGQGIEKDPTL, from the coding sequence ATGGCACATGTTCGTTTGACGGAGTTCCGACAGAACATCGCAACCTATTTTGATCAGGTCCTGTCTTCCCGCGCTCCTCTGCTCGTGACTCGTCAAGGTTCGGAAGCAATGGTGTTGATTGCCGAAAGCGAGTACGAAAGCATGCAAGAGACTTTGCACCTGCTCTCGACCCCCGCCAATTCTGCCCGGCTACGCGAAAGTATTGGGCAGCTTCGTAGCGGGCAGGGGATAGAGAAAGATCCAACTCTTTGA
- a CDS encoding Txe/YoeB family addiction module toxin: MKLLWTPNSWEEYEYWQKTDQKLVEKINELLRDTKRSPFKGLGKPEPLKGDLSGFWSRRILGEHRLVYCVTGKGASQQLEIIQCRFHYEK, encoded by the coding sequence ATGAAGTTGCTCTGGACCCCAAATTCCTGGGAAGAATACGAATACTGGCAGAAAACCGACCAGAAGTTGGTCGAGAAAATCAACGAGCTGCTCAGGGATACCAAAAGGTCGCCCTTTAAAGGTCTTGGCAAGCCAGAGCCGCTGAAGGGAGATCTTTCCGGATTTTGGTCACGGCGCATCCTTGGAGAGCATCGGCTCGTGTACTGTGTGACAGGCAAGGGTGCCAGTCAGCAGTTGGAAATTATCCAGTGCCGATTTCATTACGAAAAATAA
- a CDS encoding DUF3095 domain-containing protein — MTIVTDEEFFASVPLFSAFEGVTDAGNYRPLPEGWVLALADIVGSTQAIAGGRYKDVNMAGASVISAVLNAVGQGDYPFVFGGDGALIALPGSLEKTARDALAAVQVWVEEDLGLMLRVAIVPVADTRAAGLDVRVARYSASPYVTYAMFSGGGTSWAERQMKLGRYGIGRAAPGTRPDLTGLSCRWSPIAAENGEIVSIIAVPGEGRPGEDFRDLVNGIVAITSEQNRGSHPVPADGPKFAFSLKGINREARATAPAGRRLRQKLIIFLQLAIVLACHRLGIRLGRFDARRYKRDVAGNSDFRKFDDGLKMTVDVDAEHLKRIETLLEEAQAKGVVRYGLHRQSSALMTCFVPTPVSRDHMHFIDGAAGGYAVAASRMTGKSLSTATVS; from the coding sequence ATGACAATTGTGACCGACGAAGAATTCTTTGCAAGCGTGCCGCTCTTCAGCGCCTTCGAGGGCGTGACCGATGCCGGCAACTACCGGCCGCTGCCGGAGGGATGGGTGCTGGCGCTTGCCGATATAGTCGGCTCGACGCAGGCGATCGCCGGAGGGCGGTACAAGGACGTCAACATGGCGGGCGCCAGCGTCATATCGGCTGTCCTGAATGCCGTCGGCCAGGGCGACTATCCCTTCGTCTTCGGCGGCGACGGTGCGCTGATCGCGCTGCCGGGTTCGCTGGAGAAGACGGCGCGGGATGCGCTCGCCGCCGTGCAGGTCTGGGTCGAGGAGGATCTCGGCCTGATGCTGCGTGTAGCTATCGTGCCGGTCGCCGATACCCGCGCCGCCGGCCTCGATGTGCGCGTGGCACGCTATTCCGCGAGCCCCTACGTGACCTATGCGATGTTTTCGGGAGGCGGCACGAGCTGGGCGGAAAGGCAGATGAAGCTCGGCCGATATGGCATCGGGCGCGCCGCCCCAGGAACGCGGCCGGATCTTACCGGCCTTTCCTGCCGGTGGAGCCCGATTGCAGCCGAGAACGGCGAGATCGTCTCGATCATCGCCGTGCCCGGCGAAGGCCGGCCGGGCGAAGACTTCCGCGACCTCGTCAACGGCATCGTCGCCATTACCTCCGAGCAGAACCGGGGCAGCCACCCGGTGCCAGCCGACGGCCCCAAATTCGCCTTCTCGCTGAAGGGCATCAACCGCGAGGCCAGGGCCACCGCCCCGGCCGGCAGGCGGCTGCGGCAGAAGCTCATCATCTTCCTGCAACTCGCCATCGTCCTGGCGTGCCACAGGCTCGGCATTCGCCTCGGCCGCTTTGATGCGCGCCGTTACAAACGCGACGTCGCCGGCAATTCCGATTTCCGTAAATTCGACGACGGGCTGAAGATGACGGTCGACGTCGATGCCGAACATCTGAAACGGATCGAAACGCTGCTGGAGGAAGCGCAGGCAAAGGGCGTTGTCCGCTACGGCCTGCATCGGCAATCCTCGGCGCTGATGACCTGCTTCGTGCCGACGCCGGTCTCGCGCGACCACATGCATTTCATCGATGGCGCCGCCGGCGGTTATGCAGTGGCCGCCAGCCGGATGACGGGCAAATCGCTTTCAACAGCGACCGTATCGTAG
- a CDS encoding class I SAM-dependent methyltransferase, whose product MSRLDSFIRRLTAQRDILNAITDLVGEMEGPVLEFGLGNGRTYDHLREKFPGRRIIAFDWEVRSYSASTPAPDDMVTGNIRDSGQAFLGIGAALAHADIGTGHDEIDAVTLTWLPQLMAGVLAPDGIAVSGLPLEHPELAALPLPEGIKEGRYFLYRRV is encoded by the coding sequence ATGAGCCGCCTCGATAGCTTCATTCGCCGGTTGACGGCCCAACGCGACATTCTGAACGCAATCACCGATCTGGTGGGGGAAATGGAAGGGCCGGTGCTGGAGTTCGGCCTCGGGAACGGCCGCACCTATGATCACCTGCGTGAGAAATTCCCCGGCCGCCGCATCATCGCTTTCGATTGGGAGGTTCGCTCCTACTCGGCCTCGACCCCGGCGCCGGACGATATGGTCACCGGCAATATCCGCGACTCCGGCCAAGCCTTCCTCGGCATCGGCGCTGCTCTCGCCCATGCCGACATCGGCACCGGTCACGACGAGATCGACGCGGTGACGCTCACCTGGCTGCCGCAGTTGATGGCCGGCGTGCTCGCACCAGACGGTATCGCGGTCAGCGGTCTGCCGCTGGAGCATCCGGAGCTTGCAGCGCTGCCGCTGCCGGAGGGGATCAAGGAAGGGCGGTATTTTCTGTATCGGAGGGTGTGA
- a CDS encoding GFA family protein: MKRLEIEVSGGCQCGAVRYHATAMFDNSHLCHCRMCQKASGNIFAALVAAPDDALTWERGKPSVWKSSELVERGFCANCGTPLFFHHLENGRTNLMIGSLDNPHSFPPLANTCTENMVTWFDTITSIENTGATENNGADWAAAIKESNNQHPDRDTASWKVRGVTAESYRQHPLTRHKNRS, translated from the coding sequence ATGAAACGTCTCGAAATTGAAGTGAGCGGCGGCTGCCAGTGCGGTGCGGTGCGCTACCACGCAACCGCCATGTTCGACAATTCGCATCTCTGCCATTGCCGCATGTGCCAGAAGGCCTCGGGCAACATCTTTGCCGCGCTCGTCGCCGCCCCCGACGATGCGCTCACCTGGGAACGCGGCAAGCCGAGCGTCTGGAAGAGCTCGGAGCTTGTCGAGCGCGGCTTCTGCGCCAATTGCGGCACGCCATTGTTCTTCCATCACCTTGAAAACGGCCGCACCAACCTGATGATCGGTTCGCTCGACAATCCGCACTCTTTTCCGCCGCTTGCCAATACCTGCACCGAGAACATGGTGACATGGTTCGATACGATCACGAGCATCGAAAATACCGGAGCGACCGAAAACAACGGCGCCGACTGGGCCGCGGCGATCAAGGAGAGCAACAACCAGCACCCCGATCGCGATACTGCCTCATGGAAGGTGAGGGGCGTGACGGCTGAGTCCTACCGGCAGCATCCGCTCACGAGGCACAAGAATAGGTCGTAG
- a CDS encoding Rrf2 family transcriptional regulator, translating into MRNDSRLSRMLHVLIHMDRHEHSATSEMIAKMLNTNPVVVRRTMAGLRQQGYVRSEKGHGGGWTLVRPLSEITLLDVYNALGDPHVFAIGPADDQPECLVEQAVNNALADAMKEAEALLLRRLGSVTLEEIAAEFEAKLTARSATTYSCAS; encoded by the coding sequence ATGCGCAACGACAGCCGCCTTTCCCGCATGCTGCACGTGCTGATCCACATGGATCGGCATGAGCATTCGGCGACCTCCGAAATGATTGCAAAGATGCTGAACACCAATCCCGTCGTCGTCCGCCGCACCATGGCCGGGCTTCGCCAACAGGGTTATGTGCGTTCAGAAAAAGGCCACGGCGGCGGTTGGACGCTGGTGCGGCCTTTGTCCGAGATCACCCTGCTAGACGTCTACAACGCCCTCGGCGACCCCCACGTCTTCGCCATCGGCCCCGCCGATGATCAGCCCGAATGTCTGGTCGAACAGGCGGTGAATAACGCGTTGGCAGACGCGATGAAGGAGGCTGAGGCCCTGTTGCTGAGACGGCTGGGCAGCGTGACGCTGGAGGAAATCGCCGCTGAGTTCGAGGCAAAACTGACGGCGCGCTCAGCTACGACCTATTCTTGTGCCTCGTGA
- a CDS encoding NAD(P)/FAD-dependent oxidoreductase, with amino-acid sequence MSYEVIVIGGNFAGLSAAMQLTRARRRVLLVDAGAPRNRFSLASHGFLGQDGRAPVAIMGEGKRQLSLYPNITLRDGKVSRAQKEGDEFVVTIEGGGEERAARLILATGVSDTLPDILGLRERWGRSALHCPYCHGFEVSGGELGILANHPHSAHSAMMIPDWGATTFFTQVLFEPDEEQLARLTARGVRIERSPVVELLGDSPKLQAVRLADGRTVPLDAIFVAPKTAMASPIAEQLGCAFDDGPFGPVIRTGENKETSVKGIFAAGDAASSMHNATLASASGVLAGVHCHQSMVMPPAG; translated from the coding sequence ATGTCCTACGAAGTTATCGTCATCGGTGGCAATTTTGCCGGCCTGTCGGCAGCGATGCAGCTGACCCGGGCGCGGCGGCGGGTGCTGCTTGTCGATGCGGGCGCGCCGAGAAACCGGTTTTCGCTGGCCTCGCACGGTTTCCTCGGCCAGGACGGCAGGGCGCCGGTGGCGATCATGGGCGAGGGGAAGAGACAGCTTTCGCTTTATCCGAACATCACGCTGCGCGACGGCAAGGTCTCCCGCGCGCAGAAGGAGGGTGACGAGTTCGTCGTCACCATCGAAGGTGGCGGCGAAGAACGCGCTGCCCGCCTTATTCTCGCAACCGGCGTCAGCGACACGCTTCCTGACATCCTCGGTCTCAGGGAGCGCTGGGGCCGCTCGGCGCTGCACTGCCCCTATTGCCATGGCTTTGAGGTGAGCGGCGGCGAGCTCGGCATCCTCGCAAACCATCCGCATTCCGCCCATTCGGCGATGATGATCCCGGACTGGGGCGCGACCACCTTCTTCACCCAGGTGCTGTTCGAGCCCGATGAAGAGCAGCTGGCACGGCTCACCGCCCGCGGCGTACGCATCGAACGCAGCCCTGTCGTGGAGCTGTTGGGCGACAGCCCGAAACTCCAGGCGGTGCGCCTCGCCGATGGCCGCACCGTGCCGCTCGACGCCATATTCGTCGCGCCGAAAACGGCGATGGCGAGCCCCATTGCCGAACAGCTCGGCTGCGCCTTCGATGACGGTCCGTTCGGGCCGGTCATCCGCACTGGCGAAAACAAGGAGACCAGCGTCAAGGGCATCTTCGCCGCCGGCGATGCTGCAAGCTCCATGCACAATGCCACGCTCGCTTCCGCCTCCGGCGTGCTCGCCGGCGTGCATTGCCATCAGTCGATGGTGATGCCGCCCGCCGGATAG